The genome window CATACGATTCTATTTTAATTAgcaatatcaaatatttaaactCATTTGCTGTCATTGGCTCGATGAGCTTGCTGCGTCAGCGTTAACgaaatttcatattttgaataattaaCGCACAGAACCTTAATCATTCACAGTTTCTAGGATTATTAATAGATGTAGACTTTCTATATATGGTGTCATATGTACATTAGAGGTCGAATATTATAATGGAGGATAGCATACGAAATAAGGCAGAGTTTGTACAAGTTACGTTACGTTTGTTTAAAGAACAGACAAGTTTCGTGGATAGTTTTATGTCAAGGTTAGAAGGTAGCGAAGTTTGGGAATATACAAGATGTCAAGTAGATCTACCGAAGAAACAAAAGGACTGACGGGAAGGACAGTTGTGTATGATGAGGATGGCAAGCCGTATGTATATGTTTAGCACAATGATAAAAAGTTTTACCTTTGGTGTTGTTAACGACTTTTTCctaaaatttgaaaaatcaaagacAGTACGTTACGAACACACATATACGAAATAGTTTAACgttttttatcaaaaattgaaaactcTAAAACCATTATAATTTACTAActtattgaatttgaaacaGATGTCGAGCTTGCAATACATTAGAAGATTTCAGATTTGTTACGGGGAAAGTAACAACTTCAAAGATAGCAGCAGCCGGTAAACCTGCAAAAACCATGCCAGAAGAGTCTTTGATCCCTGGATCAAGAAGTTACGAAAGGACTAACCCACCGGATGTCAACGAGCTAGGCAAGTCTACGTGGAACTTCCTCCACAGTATGACAGCACAATACCCAAAGGAGCCCAGTCCAGTGCAAAAAACAGAGATGAGCAACTTCTTACATCTGTTCAGCCGTGTGTACCCATGCAATTGGTGTGCTAAGGATTTTGAGAAATACTTGAAAGAGAACGCTCCAAAGGTGAATTCAAGAGAAGAGTTAGGAAGATGGATGTGTGAAGCACATAACTCAGTCAACGTGAAATTACGTAAGGAGAAATTCAATTGTGATTTCTGGGAGAAAAGATGGAGAGAAGGTTGGGAAGAATAGGTTACATAACCGATCAATTATCCTCCCAACGACTTATATGAGTTTTGTAAATAGCATAGACATAGAGACATAATACATAAGCTATAAATCAATGAACAAGATAGCCTCATGTACATATATGCATGCATATATGTACATGAGGCTTCACATGGATTAATGCCCTAATAGCATGTAAGACGTTAATAGAAACGTATCACAACGAACGGCtcattgaaaatttttgtCAACTCGACCACCATCGATGAACGTTGCTGTCATTGGAAGTTTATATACACTTTAAGTTGTATAAATAGAGGTGTTCTTTTCAATTGGAACACGTTCATTTTTCCGAAACGCAGTTTTTGGTGAGCTGTCGGAGAGTATATGCTCTACGTGCTCCGGAACTTAGAGTTTGGGAGACCCAACACGGTATATGTCTTGGGACTCGTATGCTGGCAGAACGATGTCGATGCATTGTAATGACAGGTGCCATTACGTGCATCCAAAACCGTGTGTGCACATACGAAGTAATTGGCTTCTTCGAAGATTGATGAGTTTTTCCAGTAATTCATTGATTCAAAGCGAAGCCTAAAGTAAATgtgtaaatatatttattcaatagATATATTTCTCAATGGGTTGGCGTATCTTATctgaaagaaaaaagagGGGATGCGCAGAGGTTAATTGTACTATTGTTGACGTTACTAGAATCCATTGATACATCTCAGTTGTTAATGTATTAAGTGTGTATATGTAATTACATGTAGCCTTGGCTTTCCAGCTAAGCAGagtgtgtgtgtgtgtgtgttcTTGACAGGTGAAAACCGAACAGTTCAGATTTGAAGTGACTGCGTTCTTGAGTTGCACCCATACACCATGtcattttctgtttttttgGCCGAATTTTTCCTGTTCTTTGAACAATTCAGTGCGGTAACcttgaaaaaataat of Tetrapisispora phaffii CBS 4417 chromosome 6, complete genome contains these proteins:
- the ERV1 gene encoding flavin-linked sulfhydryl oxidase (similar to Saccharomyces cerevisiae ERV1 (YGR029W); ancestral locus Anc_4.167), translating into MSSRSTEETKGLTGRTVVYDEDGKPCRACNTLEDFRFVTGKVTTSKIAAAGKPAKTMPEESLIPGSRSYERTNPPDVNELGKSTWNFLHSMTAQYPKEPSPVQKTEMSNFLHLFSRVYPCNWCAKDFEKYLKENAPKVNSREELGRWMCEAHNSVNVKLRKEKFNCDFWEKRWREGWEE